The Acidithiobacillus thiooxidans ATCC 19377 DNA window CGTTTGAGAATCGGCAGGCAGTAATGGTGGGGACGAACCCCACCGACAAACAGGGCATTGCGATTGAGGAGCAGGTGATGAGCGGTGATAGTGGCCGCTATCTGCTTTCCGGCATCGGCCACAAATTGGGTGGCGGTGCGGGTGGTGATATGTTCGAGAACCATGCGCAGACCCGGAAAATTGCGAGTCAGGGGTAGCAGATGACGTTCTATGAATACTGCTTCCCGATCAAAAATATCAATATCCGGATCGGTTACTTCTCCATGCAGGAGCAGGGGCAGATCCATTTTTTCCATGGCTTCCAGCACGTTGTATACGCGTTTGAGGTCGGTGACACCGTTTTCCGAGTGGGTGGTTGCTCCCGCCGGATAGTATTTCACTGCCTGTACAAAACCGCTGCTTTTGGCTTTTTCGATTTCACTCACAGTGGTGTTATCGGTGAGATAAAGAGTCATGAGGGGTTGAAATGCTGAGCTCGGTTCCAGTGCAGCAACAATCCGGTCACGATAAGCAGCGGCAAGGTCCACCGTGGTCACGGGCGGTTTCAGGTTGGGCATGACGATGGCTCGACCAAAACGTCGGGCACTGTCAGGAAGCACTGAGGCCATATTGGCCCCGTCACGCAGATGCAGATGCCAGTCGTCGGGACAAATCAGGTTGAGTTCTTGCACAGCAACATCCTCAGCTTATTGAGATCAGACTGGATGATATGTTGCTGGCGCAATGTTTTTCAATCGGGCACTGCGGACTGCTCAGATTTTTGCTGGGCGGCTGCTCTGGCTTTTTTGGCGGCCGCAGCACTGTGAACCTGCAGGCTATGGTCAATGGCGGTAGCTTCCTGAGGATTCAGGGAGCCTATCAACGGCAAAAGGCTGTAGGCTTCTGCAAAGCGCTGCATCCGAATCATGGTTCGGGCTGCACTTCCATAGGCAATGGCGGCTTCCGGATATTTGCCGGTCATGTAATACACATTGCCCAATTCACCATAAATACCCGGATGATCAGGCGCTTCGTGAAGCAGTTTTTGGTAGTCGGCAATGGCTTTCGGCGCATTGCGCTGCCAGTAGGCCGCCCGAGCCTGCAAGAGCAGTTTGACTTCGGCTTTGCTCAGGCTTTTTGTCGAAGCCGGCATAGGCATGGATAAGGTGGGCGGAGCCTTGATATTTTTGTGGGCAGAATGCGCTTTGGCAGCGCCACTTTGTCCAGTTTTTTTGGGCGCGACGGGATGTTTGGCTGCGGGGACAGTTTTTGCAGGTAAGGCAGATTCTGCGGCTGCGGCACTGGCAATACAGCTGAAAGGCGAAAATTCAGGATTCAGGTCGCCTGAGACGAATTGCAGGCTGGCACCCACTAAAAGTGAGGTGAAAAGCATCCCGACCTTGAAAAGGGGGTGTCTTGGCACTAGGGGTAGGGAGAAAACACGCATAAGTTATTCGCCTCAATATTAAATGGGTTGGGTGCTAGAACATAGATAATTCCGGATACAAAGTGCTGGCCAGTTTTTCCAGTTCCTGGCTGGCTTTGCTGCTGGTATCCAATTCAAAAACGGCACGGGCTTCACTCAGTGAGCGGCGAAAGGCCGTGCGTTGTCCGAGTCGTAATCCCAAGGATTTGACCTGTGGAAGTTCGGCCAGCATGGCCTCGGCTTCATCGCTTTCACGGACTGCGTGGTGGGTATCGGCGCGATTGATAAATGCCCAGACCGGAGGGGCTGCCCATTGGCCGCAATCCTCCAGAAAACGTTGTGCAGACCAGATATCGGCCTGACTGGGGCCGACGGGCATCAGGATCGCATCGGCGACGCTCAAGGCTCCTCGAAAGGCGGTCAATTCGGAATAACTACAGTCAATCACTACGTATTCAGCCTGGGGCAGGGCATCATCCATCTCTGTAGCTACAGAAAGAGCGGGCAGAATGTGCTGTTCTGTGCGATCGCTGCAGACATCGCGTAAGGTCCCTTGGGGATCGAGGTCGTAAAGTTGCACGGGAGCCCGATACGCCAACCACACGGCGAGATTGAAACTCACCGTGCTTTTACCAGACCCACCCTTCATGGAGGCCACTACCAAACGCATGGGATCCTCGGGTTAGCGGCCATATCCGTAGGGCGAATAACCATAAGGAGACTGATAAGGACCCATGGGCGGAGGCGGCATGCTGGGACGCATCTGCTGCGGATAGGGTTGGCGATATTGTTGTGCGTATTGTTGTGGATATTGCCCCTGATTAGGATAAGCGTAGTTTTGTTGTGCCGGATAACGGGCATAACCTTGACTGGGTCCGTTGTAGGATTGTTGTCCGTAGGATTGCGGATAACCATTACTACCACCGCCCTGATATTCGCCCTGATAAGGCTGCCCATAACCGCCGTAGTTACCGCTGTTCATGTTCATGGGTCCACCATGCGGCCCATTGAAATTCATGCCACCCATATCCCAAGGGCCTTCTGATCCCTGCATGGGGCCACCATAGCCGCTAAAAGGCCCGCTGTTGCCATTCATGGGGCCGCTATAACCGGACCAGGGCATGCCACCACCACTCCAGGGCATCCCTCCACCACCACCGCTCCAGGGCATGTCGCCACCCCAAGGACCCCAGGCATACGCCGGGGCTGCAATCATGAAGCCTGCCATACCGACACCCGCCATCAAAGCCAAAGACCGCAGTTTCCGGCCCATTGGTGTTTTTTTCAATGATTTCATCACATTTGCCTCCATGTTCGTTATAAAAAACCCTTGATAATGTTGGTTTCCAGAACCCGCCACGCCATCGGCTAATTCAGTAAGCTTTATCAGCAAACAACGTGCCAGAAGTTAATCTCTTGTTTTATTGGGGATTATGGGTTTAAGAAATTTATCTTTTTGCAACAGAAAATTAAGCCAATATATTGATATATAATAAATATTATAAATGTTGCAGCGTAAAAGAATGCAACGGTTCATACAACAGTTCTTGCAACGTGGGATTCAGATAAAAAAGGGAAATCAAGTGATCTCCCGAATCTGGATGTGACAAACAACCCTACACCAGGGCACCGGCTTGTTATGCGCCTATCCGGCCATGGGCAGACCTGGGCGGGTTTTTGT harbors:
- the pyrC gene encoding dihydroorotase; its protein translation is MQELNLICPDDWHLHLRDGANMASVLPDSARRFGRAIVMPNLKPPVTTVDLAAAYRDRIVAALEPSSAFQPLMTLYLTDNTTVSEIEKAKSSGFVQAVKYYPAGATTHSENGVTDLKRVYNVLEAMEKMDLPLLLHGEVTDPDIDIFDREAVFIERHLLPLTRNFPGLRMVLEHITTRTATQFVADAGKQIAATITAHHLLLNRNALFVGGVRPHHYCLPILKRETHRQALIQAATSGNPKYFLGTDSAPHPRQDKESACGCAGIYTAHAAIELYAEVFEAAGALDRLEAFASFHGPDFYQLPRNQGHITLEKRSWTVPESYPCGVDTLIPLRTGEELSWKLRE
- a CDS encoding tetratricopeptide repeat protein — protein: MRVFSLPLVPRHPLFKVGMLFTSLLVGASLQFVSGDLNPEFSPFSCIASAAAAESALPAKTVPAAKHPVAPKKTGQSGAAKAHSAHKNIKAPPTLSMPMPASTKSLSKAEVKLLLQARAAYWQRNAPKAIADYQKLLHEAPDHPGIYGELGNVYYMTGKYPEAAIAYGSAARTMIRMQRFAEAYSLLPLIGSLNPQEATAIDHSLQVHSAAAAKKARAAAQQKSEQSAVPD
- a CDS encoding AAA family ATPase, with amino-acid sequence MRLVVASMKGGSGKSTVSFNLAVWLAYRAPVQLYDLDPQGTLRDVCSDRTEQHILPALSVATEMDDALPQAEYVVIDCSYSELTAFRGALSVADAILMPVGPSQADIWSAQRFLEDCGQWAAPPVWAFINRADTHHAVRESDEAEAMLAELPQVKSLGLRLGQRTAFRRSLSEARAVFELDTSSKASQELEKLASTLYPELSMF